ACGAGGGGGAGGCGCAGGCACTTGCCGGCCGCGGTCGGGAGGAGCCCCGGGCGCTGCTCGACCTGGCCCCTCGGGCCGTGCTCACCCTCGGCGGCGAGGGCGCCTGGTACGTCGACCGGGACGGCACCGAAGTGCACGTGCCGGCGGTACGGGTCGAGGTGGTCGACTCCACTGCCGCAGGTGACGGGTTCACCGCCGCGCTGGCCGTCGGCTGGGGCGAGGGGCGCGACCTGGTCGACGCGGTGCGCTGGGCGTCGGCGGCCGGCGCGGCCTGCGTACGCAAGCTCGGCGCCTCGGTGGCGCTACCCCAACGCGCCGAGATCGACGAGCTGTACGCGCCGGCCTGACCACACCCGCGCTACGCCGGTCGGCCCGTGCCGGTGCGGAAGGCCCGGCGGTACGCCGACGGCGAGGTCAGCATGACCCGGCCGAAATGGTGGCGATAGGTGACCGGCGTGTCGAAGCCCACCGCCCTGGCGACCTGCTCGACCGGGGCGTCCGTCTCCTCCAACAGGGCCAGGCTGGCGCGGATCCGCTGGTCGATCAGCCAGCGGATCGGGCTGGTCCCGGTGGCACGGGCGAAGTGCCGTAGGTAGGTGCGGGGCGACATGTGTGCCTGCCCGGCGAGCTGGGCCACGGTCAGCGGCGTCGCGAGACGTGCGAGCGCCCAGTCGATGCTGCCGGCGATCCGGTCGTCGTCCGGGTCGGCCGGCACCGGCGCCTCGACGAACTGGGCCTGCCCGCCGTCGCGGTGCGGCGGGATCACCAGCCGCCGGGCGACCGCGTTGGCGATCGCCGCGCCATGGTCGCGCCGGATCACGTGTACGCAGAGGTCCAGCCCGGCAGCGCTGCCGGCGCTGGTGAGCAGGTCGCCGTCGTCGAGATAGAGCACGTCCGGGTCGACCTGCACCCTCGGGTAGCGCCGCGCCAGCAGCTCCGCGTACCGCCAGTGGGTCGTGGCCCGCCGGCCGTCCAGGAGCCCGGCGCCCGC
The window above is part of the Micromonospora sp. LH3U1 genome. Proteins encoded here:
- a CDS encoding helix-turn-helix domain-containing protein — protein: MSVFETGIVTEVFGLPRPEFDVDWYDLVVCAERPGSVPVVGGASLHTPYGLAELAVARTVIVPGVPDVTGDPSPELVTALRRAHRRGARIMSICSGAFALAGAGLLDGRRATTHWRYAELLARRYPRVQVDPDVLYLDDGDLLTSAGSAAGLDLCVHVIRRDHGAAIANAVARRLVIPPHRDGGQAQFVEAPVPADPDDDRIAGSIDWALARLATPLTVAQLAGQAHMSPRTYLRHFARATGTSPIRWLIDQRIRASLALLEETDAPVEQVARAVGFDTPVTYRHHFGRVMLTSPSAYRRAFRTGTGRPA